One window of the Clostridium sp. MB40-C1 genome contains the following:
- the rnpM gene encoding RNase P modulator RnpM → MKVRKIPQRMCTGCSEMKPKKDLIRVVKSKEDEVSVDLTGKKPGRGAYICKDSNCLQSAFKTKRLEKSLGIRITEEIYNRLREEINEK, encoded by the coding sequence ATGAAGGTAAGAAAGATACCCCAAAGAATGTGTACAGGATGTTCAGAAATGAAACCAAAGAAAGATCTAATTAGAGTTGTTAAAAGTAAGGAAGATGAAGTATCTGTAGATTTAACAGGTAAAAAGCCTGGAAGAGGGGCGTATATATGCAAAGACAGTAATTGTCTACAATCCGCTTTTAAAACGAAACGACTTGAAAAAAGTTTAGGGATAAGAATAACTGAAGAAATTTATAATAGATTAAGAGAAGAAATTAATGAAAAATAA
- the nusA gene encoding transcription termination factor NusA codes for MNAEFIEALREIVKEKGVSEDLLFDTVEDALVSAYKKNYAKVGGNLQNVKVTIDRDNGEIHVYTSKKVVEEVSSVNEMSLEDAREINPIYDIEDVVDIEVTPRKFGRIAAQTAKQVVIQRIKEAERKVIYDEFVAKEYDIITGIVIRKDKGNVFVDLGKIEAVIGPNEQMPGEEYNFNSKLKLYIVEVKNTTKGPQIVVSRTHPGLVKRLFELEVPEIYNGIVEIKSIAREAGSRTKISVYSHDEDVDATGACVGPKGMRVQNIVDELRNEKIDIIKWDKLPEKYIANALSPAKVVDVELDEENKSAKIVVEDSQLSLAIGKEGQNVRLAAKLTGWKIDIKSQSQVSE; via the coding sequence ATGAATGCAGAATTTATTGAAGCTTTGAGAGAAATTGTTAAAGAAAAAGGAGTAAGTGAAGACTTATTGTTTGATACTGTTGAAGATGCATTAGTTTCTGCTTATAAGAAAAATTATGCAAAAGTAGGTGGCAATCTTCAAAATGTTAAAGTTACTATAGACAGAGATAATGGAGAAATTCATGTATACACATCTAAGAAGGTTGTAGAAGAAGTATCAAGTGTAAATGAAATGTCCTTAGAGGATGCTAGAGAAATAAATCCTATATATGATATTGAAGATGTTGTAGATATTGAAGTAACTCCTAGAAAATTTGGAAGAATTGCTGCACAAACAGCTAAGCAAGTAGTTATCCAAAGAATAAAGGAAGCTGAGCGAAAAGTTATTTATGATGAGTTTGTAGCTAAAGAGTATGATATAATCACAGGAATAGTTATAAGAAAAGACAAGGGAAATGTATTTGTTGATTTAGGTAAAATTGAAGCAGTAATAGGTCCTAATGAACAAATGCCTGGGGAAGAATATAATTTTAATAGTAAATTAAAATTATACATTGTAGAAGTTAAAAATACTACAAAGGGACCTCAAATTGTAGTTTCAAGAACTCATCCTGGTTTAGTAAAAAGATTATTTGAATTAGAAGTGCCAGAAATATACAATGGTATTGTGGAAATAAAGAGTATTGCTAGGGAAGCAGGATCTAGAACAAAAATTTCAGTATACTCTCACGATGAAGATGTAGATGCTACAGGTGCTTGTGTAGGGCCAAAGGGCATGAGAGTTCAAAATATTGTTGATGAACTAAGAAATGAAAAAATAGACATAATAAAATGGGATAAACTACCTGAAAAATACATAGCAAATGCACTAAGTCCTGCCAAAGTTGTAGATGTAGAATTAGATGAAGAAAACAAATCTGCTAAGATAGTTGTTGAAGATAGCCAATTATCTCTAGCTATAGGTAAAGAAGGTCAGAACGTTAGACTTGCGGCAAAATTAACTGGATGGAAGATTGATATAAAAAGCCAATCTCAAGTTTCTGAATAA
- the rimP gene encoding ribosome maturation factor RimP, with protein MDKNVLLDKLNELVTPIVEQLGYELYHIEYVKEQGENYLRVYIDKKEGISLEDCEKVSRRLSDMLDEEDPIADGYYLEVSSPGIERILYTDKHLNRYINNIIMIKLSKLFDGNKKYEGNLVSFDNEIVQIEAEGKLISVPRDRIKRIILKGEF; from the coding sequence ATGGATAAAAATGTTTTATTAGATAAACTAAACGAGCTTGTAACACCTATCGTTGAACAATTAGGCTATGAGTTATATCATATAGAATATGTTAAAGAACAAGGAGAAAACTATCTTAGAGTATATATAGATAAAAAAGAAGGAATATCTCTAGAAGATTGTGAGAAAGTAAGTAGAAGATTAAGTGATATGCTTGATGAAGAAGATCCTATTGCAGATGGATATTATTTAGAAGTATCTTCTCCAGGTATTGAAAGAATATTGTATACTGATAAACATTTAAATAGATATATAAATAATATCATTATGATTAAACTATCAAAATTATTTGATGGAAACAAGAAATATGAAGGAAATTTAGTAAGCTTTGATAATGAAATTGTTCAAATAGAGGCTGAAGGAAAATTAATTTCTGTACCTAGAGATCGAATTAAAAGGATAATTTTAAAAGGGGAGTTTTGA
- a CDS encoding PolC-type DNA polymerase III produces MSTNLVSILKTEIDEKKDILEKDIQILKVQYFAKSDKLKVILRSSDEISDNTRNEIKHLILKKIYNFNNIDIVCYKTIYNKTLQEIIEEYWVDIIENIALKVPVCRQLLSSSNKIVNNNSLQIETGNKFMCRLLKSKNIEKHMQNIFNNMFGVKCTVSLNYNNKLEEKNYFNNKDIEEKSLIEKALKETAISQDPSHGVDNKKNTKNTNNKSSFGGNRENSYKRAPKNPNAIMGRDVSGEITDIASINETSGVVNICGDVFKVKIIETKSGRKILSVYITDYTSSITVKCFPKPNETEEVVEQLKEGLYCKVRGEAVHDAFAREVVIMARDIVKTSKIDKMDTSEEKRVELHVHTQMSAMDGMSSTSSIVARAAKWGHPAVAITDHGVVQAFPEAMDAAKKHNIKVLYGVEAYLVNDGVPIAENIKNQQLEDTYVVFDLETTGFSSVNDKIIEIGAVKIKKGNIIDNFSVFVNPQIKIPYKITELTGITDDMVAGAETIEKILPEFIEFIGDSVLVAHNANFDASFIRKNCKDLNIGFNYTVMDTVLLSKFLFPELKKYKLNIVAKHLGISLENHHRAVDDAGATAEILLKCFELLKEKSINTLEELNKEFLGNQDIKKLNTYHLIIFAKNQVGLKNLYKLISSSNLDYFFRKPRMPKSLIQKYKEGLIIGSACEAGEIYKAVLEGKSDEDLDNMIKFYDYLEIQPIGNNEFMIRNGKVKDEEQLKEINKKIYDLGRRNKLPVVATGDVHFLEPKDAVFREILMTGQGFSDASNQAPLYFRTTNEMLKEFDYLGDDIAKEVVIYNTQKIAEKIEYIKPIPDETFPPKIEGADDDIRNMTMSKAHSIYGDTLPEIVKERIDKELNSIINNGYAVLYLIAQKLVAKSVSDGYLVGSRGSVGSSLVATMCNITEVNGLPPHYVCPKCKNSEFFTDGSVASGVDLPPKNCPKCGEEYIRDGHDIPFETFLGFNGDKEPDIDLNFSGDNQGDIHKYTEVLFGKGHTFKAGTIGTIADKTAYGFVKKYLDEKERIVPMAEVERLTQGCTGVKRTSGQHPGGIMVVPSDNEIFNFCPIQHPADDPNSDIITTHFDYHSISGRLLKLDILGHDDPTVLRMLKDTTGVDPQKVPLSDEKVLSLFTSPEALGVTEEELECPVGSYGLPEFGTKFVRQMLVDTQPKTFSDLVRISGLSHGTDVWLNNAQYFIGEGYTTLKDCISTRDDIMVYLIHKSLPPKDAFTIMEKVRKGKGLSEEHESLMKNHKVPDWYIESCKRIKYMFPKGHAVAYVMMAVRIAYYKVYYPQAYYATYFTVRGIDDFDAQLIVQGEGAVKRKMDEINSQGNNATQKDKGLLTILELCYEMYKRGIKFLNIDLYKSHPTKFLIEGDSIRPPLSSLAGVAANAAKNIANVREEGEFISKEDLRVRAKVSKTVIEALDQHGCLGGLPETNQLSLF; encoded by the coding sequence ATGAGTACTAATTTGGTTAGTATATTAAAGACTGAAATAGATGAAAAAAAAGATATTTTGGAAAAAGATATACAAATTTTAAAAGTTCAATATTTTGCTAAAAGTGATAAGCTAAAAGTTATTTTAAGATCCTCTGATGAGATAAGTGACAATACTAGGAATGAAATAAAACATCTTATATTAAAAAAGATATATAATTTTAATAATATAGATATAGTTTGCTATAAAACTATATACAATAAAACATTGCAAGAGATTATAGAAGAATATTGGGTAGATATAATTGAAAATATTGCTTTAAAAGTACCTGTTTGTAGACAATTATTGAGTAGTTCTAATAAAATAGTAAATAATAATTCTTTACAAATAGAAACAGGAAATAAATTTATGTGCAGGCTTCTTAAAAGCAAAAATATTGAAAAACATATGCAAAATATATTTAATAATATGTTTGGAGTTAAATGTACTGTTAGCTTAAATTATAATAATAAATTGGAAGAAAAAAATTACTTTAATAATAAAGATATAGAGGAAAAATCATTAATAGAAAAAGCTTTAAAAGAAACAGCTATTTCTCAAGATCCTTCTCATGGTGTAGATAATAAGAAAAATACAAAGAATACTAATAACAAGTCCAGTTTTGGAGGTAATAGAGAAAACTCATATAAAAGAGCGCCTAAAAATCCAAATGCTATTATGGGAAGGGATGTTAGTGGAGAAATTACAGATATTGCTTCTATAAACGAAACATCAGGTGTTGTTAATATATGTGGAGATGTATTTAAAGTAAAGATTATAGAAACAAAGTCAGGAAGAAAGATACTTTCTGTTTATATTACAGATTACACAAGTTCTATTACTGTTAAATGTTTTCCAAAACCTAACGAAACAGAGGAAGTAGTAGAGCAACTTAAAGAGGGATTATACTGTAAAGTTAGAGGAGAAGCTGTACACGATGCTTTTGCTAGAGAAGTGGTTATAATGGCTAGAGATATTGTAAAAACTTCTAAAATTGATAAGATGGATACTTCAGAAGAGAAGAGAGTAGAGCTTCATGTACATACTCAGATGAGTGCTATGGATGGAATGTCTTCTACAAGTTCAATAGTAGCAAGGGCTGCCAAATGGGGGCATCCTGCTGTTGCAATAACTGACCATGGAGTTGTTCAGGCATTTCCTGAAGCTATGGATGCTGCTAAAAAGCATAATATTAAAGTTTTATATGGTGTAGAAGCTTATTTGGTTAATGATGGAGTGCCTATAGCTGAAAATATTAAAAATCAACAATTAGAAGATACTTATGTGGTCTTTGACCTTGAAACAACTGGATTTTCCAGTGTAAATGATAAAATAATAGAAATTGGAGCTGTGAAAATAAAGAAAGGCAATATTATAGACAATTTTAGTGTTTTTGTAAATCCACAAATTAAAATTCCTTATAAGATAACTGAGTTAACTGGAATAACAGACGATATGGTAGCAGGTGCTGAAACTATAGAGAAGATTTTACCGGAGTTTATTGAATTTATAGGGGATAGTGTACTTGTAGCTCATAATGCAAACTTCGATGCTTCTTTTATAAGGAAGAATTGCAAAGATTTAAATATAGGTTTTAATTATACAGTTATGGACACGGTTCTTTTATCTAAATTTCTTTTTCCTGAACTGAAAAAATACAAATTAAATATTGTGGCTAAACATTTAGGAATTTCTCTTGAAAATCATCATAGAGCAGTTGACGATGCAGGTGCTACTGCAGAGATATTGTTGAAGTGCTTTGAGTTATTAAAAGAGAAAAGTATAAATACCTTAGAAGAGTTAAATAAGGAGTTTTTAGGAAATCAAGATATAAAGAAATTGAATACATATCATTTGATAATATTTGCAAAAAATCAAGTAGGCTTAAAAAATTTATATAAACTTATATCCTCATCAAACTTAGATTATTTTTTTAGAAAACCAAGGATGCCTAAAAGTTTAATACAGAAGTATAAAGAAGGATTGATAATAGGTTCTGCTTGTGAAGCTGGGGAAATATATAAAGCTGTTTTAGAAGGTAAAAGTGATGAAGATTTAGATAATATGATTAAATTCTATGATTACCTTGAGATACAACCTATAGGCAATAATGAATTCATGATAAGAAATGGTAAAGTAAAAGATGAAGAGCAATTAAAAGAAATAAATAAGAAGATATATGATTTAGGTAGAAGAAATAAATTACCTGTTGTAGCTACAGGAGATGTTCATTTTCTAGAACCTAAGGATGCTGTTTTTAGAGAGATTTTAATGACAGGACAGGGGTTTTCTGATGCTAGCAATCAAGCGCCTTTATATTTTAGAACTACTAATGAGATGTTAAAAGAATTTGATTATTTAGGAGATGATATAGCTAAAGAAGTTGTTATATATAATACTCAAAAAATTGCAGAAAAAATAGAATATATAAAGCCTATACCAGATGAAACATTTCCGCCTAAAATAGAAGGTGCTGATGATGATATAAGAAATATGACTATGAGCAAAGCTCATTCAATATATGGAGATACGCTTCCTGAAATAGTTAAAGAAAGAATTGATAAAGAATTAAATTCTATAATCAATAATGGATATGCAGTGCTATATTTAATAGCACAAAAACTTGTAGCAAAATCAGTATCTGATGGATATTTAGTAGGATCAAGAGGATCTGTTGGGTCATCTTTAGTTGCAACTATGTGTAATATAACAGAGGTTAATGGATTGCCTCCTCACTATGTATGTCCTAAATGTAAGAACAGTGAATTTTTCACAGACGGATCAGTAGCTTCAGGCGTGGATTTACCTCCTAAAAATTGTCCAAAATGTGGAGAGGAATATATAAGAGATGGTCATGATATACCTTTTGAAACTTTCCTGGGATTTAATGGAGATAAAGAACCTGATATAGATCTTAACTTTTCAGGAGATAATCAGGGTGATATACATAAATATACTGAAGTTCTTTTTGGAAAAGGTCACACATTTAAAGCTGGGACTATAGGAACAATAGCTGATAAGACAGCTTATGGATTTGTTAAAAAGTATTTAGACGAAAAAGAACGGATAGTTCCTATGGCAGAAGTAGAAAGGCTAACTCAAGGGTGTACAGGAGTTAAAAGAACATCAGGACAACATCCAGGTGGAATTATGGTTGTTCCAAGTGATAATGAAATATTTAATTTTTGTCCTATTCAACATCCAGCAGATGATCCTAACTCTGATATAATAACTACTCATTTTGATTATCATTCTATTAGTGGTAGACTTCTTAAATTAGATATTCTAGGTCATGATGATCCGACTGTGCTTAGAATGCTTAAAGATACTACAGGTGTTGATCCACAAAAAGTACCTTTGAGCGATGAAAAAGTATTAAGTTTATTTACTTCTCCTGAAGCTTTAGGAGTTACAGAAGAAGAATTAGAATGTCCTGTAGGAAGTTATGGACTTCCTGAGTTTGGAACTAAGTTTGTAAGACAAATGCTTGTAGATACTCAGCCAAAGACATTTTCAGATTTGGTTAGAATATCTGGACTGTCTCATGGTACTGATGTGTGGCTTAATAATGCTCAATATTTTATAGGAGAAGGATATACTACCTTAAAAGACTGTATATCTACTAGAGATGATATAATGGTTTATTTGATTCATAAGAGTCTTCCTCCTAAAGATGCTTTTACCATAATGGAGAAAGTAAGAAAAGGGAAAGGACTTAGTGAAGAGCATGAATCTCTTATGAAAAATCATAAAGTACCTGATTGGTATATAGAGTCTTGCAAGAGAATAAAATATATGTTTCCTAAAGGGCATGCAGTTGCTTATGTAATGATGGCAGTTAGAATAGCTTACTACAAAGTTTATTATCCTCAAGCTTATTATGCAACATATTTTACTGTAAGAGGTATAGATGATTTTGATGCTCAATTAATTGTTCAAGGAGAAGGTGCTGTTAAAAGAAAGATGGATGAAATAAATTCTCAAGGTAATAATGCGACACAAAAGGATAAAGGATTGCTAACTATATTAGAATTATGCTATGAGATGTATAAAAGGGGTATAAAATTCTTAAATATCGATTTATATAAATCCCATCCAACAAAATTTTTAATAGAAGGGGATTCTATAAGACCCCCATTAAGTTCTCTTGCTGGAGTTGCTGCAAATGCTGCCAAAAATATTGCAAATGTTAGAGAAGAAGGGGAATTTATATCTAAAGAAGACTTAAGAGTAAGAGCTAAAGTATCTAAAACTGTAATAGAAGCTTTAGATCAACATGGATGCCTTGGTGGATTACCTGAGACAAATCAATTATCTTTATTTTGA
- the ispG gene encoding flavodoxin-dependent (E)-4-hydroxy-3-methylbut-2-enyl-diphosphate synthase → MERRKTRKVKVGNVYIGGDSKISVQSMNNTDTRDIKATVEQIKQFEEAGCDITRCAVPDMEAAEALKEITSLVNIPVVADIHFDYRLALESIKNGVAALRINPGNIGSIERVKMVANAAKERGIPIRIGVNSGSLEKNILDKYGKVSPEALVESALKHVKILENVNFLDIVISLKSSNVLQMIESYRIISSKVDYPLHIGVTEAGTAWNGTIKSSIGIGTLLAEGIGDTIRVSLTGDPLEEIKVGKQILKSLGYIKDGIEFISCPTCGRTRINLIRLAEEAEERLSDCSKNLKVAIMGCVVNGPGEAKEADIGIAGGMGEGLIFKKGQIIKKVKEDKIIDELMEEIDKM, encoded by the coding sequence ATGGAAAGAAGAAAAACAAGAAAAGTTAAAGTGGGAAATGTATATATTGGTGGAGATTCAAAAATAAGTGTTCAATCAATGAATAATACAGATACTAGAGATATAAAAGCTACTGTAGAGCAAATTAAGCAATTTGAAGAAGCAGGATGTGATATAACAAGATGTGCAGTGCCTGATATGGAGGCAGCAGAAGCTCTAAAGGAAATTACTAGTTTAGTAAATATACCTGTGGTTGCAGACATTCATTTTGATTATAGATTAGCTTTAGAGTCAATAAAAAATGGAGTCGCTGCTTTGAGGATTAATCCAGGTAATATAGGAAGTATAGAAAGGGTAAAAATGGTAGCTAATGCTGCTAAGGAAAGAGGAATACCAATTCGAATAGGAGTTAATTCAGGTTCTTTAGAAAAAAATATATTAGATAAGTATGGGAAAGTTTCTCCAGAGGCATTAGTAGAAAGTGCTTTAAAGCATGTAAAGATTCTTGAAAATGTTAATTTTCTTGATATAGTTATTTCTTTAAAATCTTCAAATGTATTACAGATGATAGAAAGCTACAGAATAATATCTTCTAAAGTAGATTATCCTCTTCATATAGGAGTTACTGAAGCTGGGACTGCTTGGAACGGAACTATAAAATCAAGTATAGGTATTGGTACATTATTGGCGGAAGGTATAGGAGATACTATAAGAGTTTCTCTTACGGGAGATCCATTAGAAGAAATTAAGGTAGGCAAACAAATATTAAAATCTTTAGGTTATATAAAAGATGGAATAGAATTTATATCTTGTCCTACTTGCGGAAGAACTAGAATTAATTTAATAAGATTAGCTGAGGAAGCAGAGGAAAGATTATCTGATTGCAGTAAAAACCTAAAAGTTGCTATAATGGGGTGTGTTGTAAATGGACCAGGGGAAGCTAAAGAAGCTGATATAGGTATCGCTGGTGGAATGGGGGAAGGGTTAATTTTTAAAAAAGGCCAGATTATAAAAAAAGTAAAAGAAGATAAAATAATTGATGAGTTGATGGAAGAAATAGACAAGATGTAG
- a CDS encoding RIP metalloprotease — protein MHIIFNILIVVIAFSILVIIHELGHFTFAKLNGVKVEEFSIGMGPKLFGIQGKETLYAFRAVPIGGYVRMLGEEGDSTDERAFSNKSPSQRLSIVAAGPIMNFILAIILFAIVTGFTGYSVPIVSKIIPNSPAMEAGIKPGDKILEVNKHNISTWEDFKTEVAIAKGSQLNMRILRGEEEKTFLITAEKNLVGIYATTVESPGALQSLKQGFKQTTSTIKQTVLSLGMIFKGKASKDDIGGPVTILRVTWQISKAGLLNLVAFSAFISVQLGIFNLLPFPALDGFWIFVSLYQIITRKQVDKDKIGIINTVGFALLLLLMVLVTIKDVMYPIKF, from the coding sequence TTGCATATAATATTTAATATACTGATTGTTGTAATAGCCTTTAGTATTTTAGTAATAATTCATGAATTGGGTCACTTTACTTTTGCAAAATTAAATGGAGTAAAAGTTGAAGAGTTTTCTATAGGTATGGGTCCGAAACTATTTGGTATACAAGGTAAAGAGACTTTATATGCTTTTAGAGCAGTGCCCATTGGAGGGTACGTTAGAATGCTTGGAGAAGAAGGGGATTCAACTGATGAAAGAGCTTTTTCTAATAAATCTCCTTCACAAAGACTGAGTATAGTAGCTGCTGGGCCAATAATGAACTTTATTCTAGCTATAATATTATTTGCCATAGTCACTGGTTTTACAGGATACTCAGTTCCAATAGTTAGCAAAATAATTCCTAATAGTCCTGCTATGGAAGCTGGTATAAAACCTGGAGATAAAATTTTAGAAGTAAATAAACATAATATTTCTACATGGGAAGATTTTAAAACAGAGGTTGCCATAGCAAAAGGTTCTCAACTAAATATGAGGATATTAAGAGGCGAAGAGGAAAAAACATTTTTAATAACTGCAGAAAAAAATTTAGTAGGAATTTATGCAACTACTGTAGAAAGTCCAGGTGCTCTTCAATCTCTTAAACAAGGATTTAAACAAACTACTTCCACAATAAAACAAACGGTATTATCTTTAGGGATGATTTTCAAAGGAAAAGCTTCAAAGGATGATATAGGTGGACCTGTTACAATTTTAAGAGTAACTTGGCAAATATCTAAAGCTGGATTACTTAATTTAGTGGCTTTTTCTGCTTTTATTAGTGTCCAATTAGGAATTTTCAATTTGTTACCTTTTCCTGCATTAGATGGTTTTTGGATTTTTGTTTCATTGTATCAAATTATAACAAGAAAGCAGGTAGATAAAGATAAAATAGGAATTATTAATACTGTAGGATTTGCGCTTCTGTTGCTATTGATGGTATTAGTAACAATTAAAGATGTTATGTACCCTATAAAATTTTAG
- the dxr gene encoding 1-deoxy-D-xylulose-5-phosphate reductoisomerase — MKNISILGATGSVGTQTLQVIRNQKERFKLVAFSANKNYEGTISIIKEFKPKCVAVVDKYVCEKVRDYCKSENINIEIFEGVKGLTSISILSEVDIVVTSIVGMIGLVPTLNAIRAGKDIALANKETLVTGGEIVMKEAEKYNVRILPVDSEHSAIFQSLQGNNINSIDKIILTASGGPFRGKTTEELVNISPEEAIKHPNWNMGKKISIDSSTLVNKGLEVIEARWLFGVDYNNIEVVVHPESVIHSMVEYKDGSIIAQISSADMVLPIQYALNYPNRENSLISKLNFYEIGKLTFHKPDINNFRGLKLAYDAGIEGGIMPTIFNAANEEAVQLFLQKKIKYLDIIKIIEDSMNNFENKGNIDLEMILNYEKMVRRFIQDKYNF, encoded by the coding sequence ATGAAAAATATTAGCATACTTGGTGCTACTGGTTCTGTAGGGACACAGACGTTACAAGTTATTAGAAATCAAAAAGAAAGATTTAAGCTTGTTGCTTTTTCTGCAAATAAAAATTACGAAGGAACCATAAGTATAATAAAAGAATTTAAACCTAAATGTGTTGCTGTTGTCGACAAATATGTATGTGAAAAGGTACGTGACTATTGTAAAAGTGAAAATATAAATATTGAAATATTTGAAGGAGTTAAGGGATTAACATCAATATCTATATTATCAGAAGTAGATATTGTAGTAACATCTATAGTAGGAATGATAGGTCTTGTGCCTACACTAAATGCTATTAGAGCTGGTAAAGATATTGCTCTTGCTAATAAGGAGACTTTAGTTACTGGTGGAGAAATTGTAATGAAGGAAGCGGAAAAATATAATGTGAGGATTCTTCCAGTTGATTCAGAACATAGTGCTATATTTCAATCTCTTCAAGGAAATAATATAAATTCAATAGATAAGATAATTTTAACTGCTTCAGGAGGACCTTTTAGAGGAAAAACTACAGAAGAACTAGTTAATATTAGTCCTGAAGAAGCAATTAAACATCCAAATTGGAATATGGGTAAAAAAATTTCTATTGATTCATCTACCCTTGTAAACAAAGGATTGGAAGTAATAGAGGCACGTTGGCTATTTGGAGTAGACTATAATAATATTGAGGTTGTAGTTCATCCAGAAAGCGTAATTCATTCAATGGTAGAATATAAAGATGGTAGTATAATTGCCCAAATATCTAGTGCAGATATGGTTCTTCCAATACAGTATGCTCTTAATTACCCTAATCGTGAAAATTCTTTGATAAGTAAACTTAATTTTTATGAGATAGGAAAGTTAACTTTTCATAAGCCAGATATTAATAATTTCAGAGGATTAAAGTTAGCTTATGATGCAGGTATAGAAGGTGGAATTATGCCAACTATATTTAATGCTGCTAATGAAGAAGCAGTACAATTATTTTTACAAAAGAAAATAAAGTATTTAGATATAATTAAGATAATAGAGGATTCAATGAATAATTTTGAGAATAAGGGAAATATAGATTTAGAAATGATATTAAATTACGAAAAAATGGTTAGAAGATTTATTCAAGATAAATATAATTTTTAA
- a CDS encoding AI-2E family transporter encodes MQYSKSTYNKAISCIVILIIFIILTFIIKNYFKPFFIIIFITFICKPIYDLFCRIEIFNKNVNAVLSILLVNLMIFFITFYTGKIVYNKIYALILENYSQIANNLNEIIHNLNDFFGYDFFKINTEIKGIYSIIPDNSYIRKGAIYTTEGLFAYFISNIAVYFILVDKSTLINDVSKLFPGNNFYIIRKKLSEINKILKIELILVLLTTLQTLVGFIILNIPNAIFLSILCGILDIIPYIGTVLIFIPLILYNFIIKNTIAAIGLTILYILLQVTRQVLETKLVSKKLDVHPLIIILTMYIGIKTFGFIGLFMAPIYVITTKEIVFSSNRKSWRNRSGLNEKY; translated from the coding sequence GTGCAATATTCTAAAAGTACATATAATAAGGCTATTTCATGTATTGTAATACTGATTATTTTTATAATTTTAACTTTTATAATAAAAAATTATTTTAAGCCTTTTTTTATAATTATATTTATTACATTTATATGTAAACCTATATATGATTTGTTTTGCAGAATAGAAATTTTTAATAAGAATGTAAATGCAGTATTAAGCATACTATTGGTAAACTTGATGATTTTTTTTATTACATTTTATACAGGCAAGATTGTTTACAATAAAATTTATGCGTTGATATTGGAAAACTATTCTCAAATAGCAAATAATTTAAATGAAATTATTCATAATTTAAATGATTTTTTTGGCTATGATTTCTTTAAAATTAATACAGAGATAAAAGGAATTTACTCAATAATTCCAGACAACAGTTATATAAGAAAAGGTGCTATATATACTACAGAGGGATTATTTGCTTATTTTATTAGTAATATAGCTGTATATTTTATTTTAGTAGATAAATCTACATTAATTAATGATGTTTCGAAATTATTCCCAGGTAATAATTTCTATATTATTAGAAAAAAGCTAAGTGAGATAAATAAAATACTAAAAATAGAGCTGATTTTAGTTTTATTAACTACATTACAGACTTTAGTTGGTTTTATAATATTAAATATACCCAATGCTATTTTTCTATCTATATTATGTGGTATATTAGATATAATACCTTATATTGGGACTGTACTCATATTTATTCCTTTGATATTATATAATTTTATTATAAAAAATACTATAGCAGCTATAGGATTAACTATTCTTTATATTTTACTTCAAGTTACAAGACAAGTATTAGAAACTAAGCTAGTAAGTAAAAAATTAGATGTTCATCCTTTGATTATAATTTTAACCATGTATATTGGGATCAAAACCTTTGGGTTTATAGGATTATTTATGGCACCAATTTACGTTATTACTACTAAAGAGATTGTATTTTCTAGTAATAGGAAGAGTTGGAGGAATAGGAGTGGATTAAATGAAAAATATTAG